The following proteins come from a genomic window of Aquimarina sp. MAR_2010_214:
- a CDS encoding mevalonate kinase — MRKINIVSPGRTCLFGDHQDYLGLPVIACAIDKYIKLNAIENTTALFKIKLPDIGEERDILIDEKFEQIKHRDYFASSLRVLRRYGCIPDRGYDVEIQGDLPINAGVSSSSALIVAWIRFLLEAFGANQEVTSILVSRIAYEAEVLEHNEPGGLMDQYSIGLGGVLFIDTSEETSYEIIPHNIPGLIVGESGVKKETIGTLGDRKEKALKAIAYVKLKRPDFNIKSTSFEEYDEYEKYIPSDLKPYFFAALKNHAITLKALQEFRKENPDMKYIGDLMNQHHLILKNILKITVPVIDKMVDSAIEAGAYGVKIVGSGGGGSIVAIAPKDKEQYVVEAIKREGKTAYIVNVDSGARVV, encoded by the coding sequence TTGAGAAAAATAAATATAGTATCTCCGGGAAGAACTTGCTTGTTTGGAGATCATCAGGATTATCTTGGATTACCCGTTATTGCATGCGCGATAGATAAATATATCAAACTAAACGCTATTGAAAATACAACTGCTCTTTTCAAAATAAAGTTGCCAGATATTGGAGAAGAAAGAGATATTCTGATAGATGAAAAGTTTGAACAGATTAAGCATAGGGATTATTTTGCTTCTTCTCTAAGAGTGCTAAGACGATATGGCTGTATCCCTGATAGAGGTTATGATGTTGAAATACAAGGAGACTTGCCGATTAATGCAGGAGTTTCTAGTTCTTCTGCGCTGATTGTAGCATGGATAAGATTTCTGTTGGAAGCATTCGGTGCAAACCAGGAAGTTACTTCAATACTAGTTTCTAGAATAGCTTATGAAGCCGAAGTTCTGGAGCATAACGAGCCTGGAGGATTGATGGATCAATACTCGATTGGTTTGGGTGGGGTTTTATTTATTGATACCAGTGAGGAAACATCGTATGAAATTATTCCGCATAATATACCAGGATTAATCGTAGGAGAATCTGGAGTGAAAAAAGAAACAATTGGTACTCTGGGAGATCGAAAAGAAAAAGCACTAAAAGCTATAGCATACGTGAAGCTTAAAAGACCTGATTTCAATATAAAATCGACATCATTTGAGGAATATGATGAATATGAAAAATATATCCCATCTGATTTAAAACCGTATTTTTTTGCAGCATTGAAAAATCATGCTATAACCCTTAAAGCTTTACAGGAATTTAGAAAAGAAAATCCTGATATGAAGTATATAGGGGATTTGATGAATCAGCATCATCTTATTCTAAAAAATATTCTTAAAATAACTGTTCCGGTAATAGATAAAATGGTAGATAGTGCAATCGAAGCTGGGGCTTATGGAGTTAAAATTGTTGGATCAGGTGGAGGAGGTAGTATTGTCGCTATAGCTCCAAAAGATAAGGAGCAATACGTTGTAGAAGCTATTAAACGAGAAGGTAAAACAGCTTATATTGTAAACGTAGACTCTGGAGCAAGAGTTGTTTAA
- a CDS encoding Gfo/Idh/MocA family protein — protein sequence MNAHKSRRNFIKKTAIAGAGISVLPNLTFGNNGGSQKEKLKLGLIGVGLRGTNHLRNVLLRDDVLVTAICDIDQTRIDLSLEAINKAGKNKPKIFGKNEHDYRNLLSLEDVDAVIISTPWLWHTRMAKDSMIAGKYTGLEVSAANTLEECWDLVNTHEATGTHLMILENVNYRRDVMAVLNMVRQNVFGELVHFRCGYQHDLRFVKLNDGKTAYGKGVEFGEKGISESKWRTQHSVARNADVYPTHGVGPMATMCNINRGNRFSSITSNTTKSIGLHNYIVKNGGENHPNAKVKFKQGDVITSTIETTMGETIIVTHDCNLPRPYSLGFRVQGANGLWEVDGNRIYIEGKSESHKWDQADEWLAKYDHPLWKKYGEHAMGAGHGGMDFFVINAFVQSAKQNIAPPLDVYDAAAWSAITPLSEVSIDNNGEPQDFPDFTRGLWLKRKPYNWIKDTY from the coding sequence ATGAATGCACACAAATCTAGACGAAATTTTATTAAAAAAACAGCAATAGCAGGAGCTGGGATTTCTGTGCTGCCTAACTTAACTTTTGGCAATAATGGAGGTAGTCAAAAAGAGAAACTTAAATTAGGATTAATTGGTGTTGGTCTAAGAGGAACAAATCATTTAAGAAATGTTCTTTTAAGAGATGATGTGTTAGTAACGGCTATTTGTGATATTGATCAGACTCGAATAGATCTTTCTTTAGAAGCAATCAATAAAGCAGGAAAAAATAAACCAAAAATCTTTGGTAAAAACGAGCATGACTACAGAAATTTATTAAGCCTGGAGGATGTAGATGCTGTAATTATATCTACTCCCTGGTTATGGCATACCAGGATGGCCAAGGATTCTATGATAGCTGGTAAATATACTGGCCTTGAAGTCTCTGCTGCAAATACTCTTGAAGAATGCTGGGATTTGGTAAATACCCATGAAGCTACAGGCACACATCTTATGATTTTAGAAAATGTTAATTATAGACGAGATGTTATGGCTGTCTTAAATATGGTTAGACAAAATGTATTTGGAGAATTGGTGCATTTTAGATGTGGATATCAACATGATCTGAGGTTTGTAAAATTAAATGATGGAAAAACGGCATATGGAAAAGGAGTAGAGTTTGGTGAAAAAGGTATTTCAGAATCAAAGTGGAGAACGCAGCACTCGGTAGCAAGAAATGCAGATGTATATCCAACTCACGGTGTTGGACCAATGGCTACAATGTGTAATATTAATAGAGGAAATCGTTTTTCTTCAATTACATCTAATACAACAAAGAGTATAGGTTTGCACAATTATATTGTGAAAAATGGAGGAGAAAACCATCCAAATGCAAAAGTTAAGTTTAAACAAGGGGATGTGATTACTTCAACTATTGAGACTACAATGGGAGAAACCATTATAGTTACTCATGATTGTAATTTACCTCGCCCTTATTCATTAGGATTTAGAGTTCAGGGAGCCAATGGATTGTGGGAAGTTGATGGAAACAGAATATACATAGAAGGAAAATCTGAATCACATAAATGGGACCAGGCAGACGAATGGCTGGCAAAATATGACCATCCTTTATGGAAAAAATATGGAGAACATGCTATGGGTGCTGGTCATGGCGGAATGGATTTTTTTGTGATTAATGCCTTTGTGCAATCTGCAAAACAAAATATTGCACCACCATTAGATGTATATGATGCGGCTGCATGGAGTGCAATTACACCACTATCAGAAGTTTCTATAGATAATAATGGAGAACCGCAGGATTTTCCTGATTTTACGAGAGGATTGTGGCTCAAAAGAAAACCTTACAACTGGATTAAGGATACCTATTAA
- a CDS encoding DUF2938 domain-containing protein, with translation MNWILKTIIIGIGATFTMDVWSYILSMFKIKSLDYSLLGRWIGYMSKGKFFHNKIFNSPSLKNELIIGWLSHYIIGISFAFLLVFVCEKDWLTNPTLQPAIVIGLVTIVAPFFIMQPAFGFGVALSDMPNPTIGRIKSLLTHTIFGIGLYLSAILLNKISTI, from the coding sequence ATGAATTGGATATTGAAAACAATAATTATTGGTATTGGTGCTACATTTACAATGGATGTTTGGTCATATATATTAAGTATGTTTAAAATAAAATCACTAGACTATAGTCTTCTTGGTCGTTGGATAGGCTATATGTCCAAAGGAAAATTCTTTCATAATAAAATTTTTAATTCACCATCATTAAAAAATGAACTGATAATAGGTTGGTTATCGCATTATATAATAGGTATATCATTTGCGTTTTTATTGGTATTTGTTTGTGAAAAAGATTGGTTAACTAATCCAACTCTTCAGCCAGCCATTGTAATAGGTCTTGTTACTATCGTCGCTCCTTTTTTTATTATGCAGCCTGCATTTGGATTTGGAGTGGCATTATCAGATATGCCAAATCCAACTATAGGCAGGATAAAAAGCTTGCTTACACATACCATTTTCGGAATTGGATTATACTTAAGCGCAATTCTATTAAATAAAATATCGACTATATAA
- a CDS encoding AraC family transcriptional regulator, which translates to MQDIPVRKGNANSNESIFAIKNVKKMLSGKSMTQSLHRHDFFFLLALEQGTGFHEIDFVPYNVCARTIFFIRPGQVHQLTLNEKCTGYLLNFNANSYVAHDKVKAELLRKISGVNFYQLDIDDFKKSLSILDAIFQEFTNKDDGYREVINANLSILLTELSRNIGTDHKGGGTPYSQERLEEFLELLETHSITCKRAAQYAEMMNLSLYQLNAVTKSTVGKTCSELINEYMILEAKRYLLTTSNQISSIAYDLGYDDTSYFIRFFKKHMKCSPKVFRHKFF; encoded by the coding sequence ATGCAAGACATTCCTGTAAGAAAAGGTAATGCAAACTCAAATGAATCTATTTTTGCAATTAAGAATGTTAAGAAGATGTTGAGTGGAAAATCTATGACCCAAAGTCTTCATAGGCATGATTTTTTCTTCTTACTTGCACTAGAGCAGGGAACTGGTTTTCATGAAATAGATTTTGTTCCTTACAATGTTTGCGCTCGCACCATATTTTTTATTCGCCCTGGTCAGGTACATCAACTTACACTAAATGAAAAATGTACAGGGTATTTACTTAATTTTAATGCCAATTCTTACGTAGCTCATGATAAGGTGAAGGCAGAATTGTTAAGGAAAATAAGTGGTGTAAACTTTTATCAACTTGATATCGATGATTTTAAAAAATCACTATCCATTTTAGATGCTATCTTTCAGGAATTTACAAATAAGGATGATGGATACCGGGAAGTAATTAATGCAAACTTAAGTATATTACTTACCGAACTTAGTCGAAATATTGGAACAGACCATAAAGGTGGTGGTACACCATATTCACAAGAACGACTTGAAGAATTTTTAGAACTTTTAGAAACACATAGTATTACCTGTAAACGTGCCGCTCAATATGCAGAAATGATGAACCTTTCTTTGTATCAGCTTAATGCAGTTACTAAATCTACAGTAGGTAAAACATGTTCCGAATTAATTAATGAATACATGATTTTGGAAGCCAAAAGATATCTTTTGACTACTTCTAACCAAATAAGTAGTATCGCCTATGATTTAGGATATGATGATACATCCTACTTCATCAGGTTTTTTAAAAAACATATGAAATGCTCACCCAAGGTGTTTAGACATAAGTTTTTTTAG
- a CDS encoding serine hydrolase, which translates to MKSYFTFILITFLSVQSCTSQDGKFTGYATAVVNEDEVLEIEAFGLADKEKKKNYSKNTIQPIGSVSKTVIGVSLMIAKEKGLIDLDKDINEYLDFKIVNPHIDDSNIITLRHLATHTSGIMDNEKIYESAYAYELSPKISLRAYLYEHLNHNRKSVKKSFLKKKAGVQYEYSNIGAALAAYIIEKISAKPFNEFTKENIFTPLKMNNTGWFYENINSAQHSILYDEKDQVIQPYSCVTYPDGSLKTNIQDISLYLIELIKGYNGNSTLLTKKSWSELYAKNFNENNEVQNINPREPNTGLFMAYFKSGKIGHTGSDLGASAFMMFNPKTNVGQILMANEDLSSDNLERFKKIWNKLSK; encoded by the coding sequence ATGAAATCGTATTTTACTTTTATTTTAATTACTTTTTTAAGTGTCCAGAGTTGTACATCTCAAGACGGAAAATTTACAGGTTATGCTACTGCAGTAGTTAATGAGGATGAGGTCTTAGAAATAGAAGCATTTGGATTAGCCGATAAAGAAAAAAAGAAGAACTATTCAAAAAATACAATTCAACCAATAGGATCGGTGAGTAAAACAGTTATTGGAGTTTCCTTAATGATCGCCAAAGAGAAAGGACTAATTGATTTGGATAAAGATATTAATGAATATCTGGACTTTAAAATTGTTAATCCGCATATCGATGATTCAAACATCATTACATTACGACATCTGGCAACGCATACCTCTGGAATTATGGATAATGAGAAAATATACGAATCAGCATATGCTTATGAACTTTCTCCAAAAATATCTTTAAGAGCATACTTATATGAGCATCTTAATCATAATAGGAAGAGCGTAAAGAAAAGTTTTTTGAAAAAAAAAGCAGGAGTGCAATATGAATATTCGAATATTGGAGCAGCATTAGCGGCTTATATAATTGAAAAAATTAGTGCGAAACCTTTTAATGAATTTACTAAAGAAAATATATTCACACCATTAAAGATGAATAATACAGGTTGGTTTTATGAGAATATAAATAGTGCACAACATAGTATATTATATGATGAAAAAGATCAAGTTATACAACCTTATTCTTGTGTGACATATCCCGATGGAAGCTTAAAAACTAACATACAAGATATATCTCTTTACTTAATTGAACTCATAAAAGGATATAATGGAAATAGTACATTACTTACTAAAAAATCGTGGAGTGAGTTATATGCTAAGAATTTTAATGAAAATAACGAGGTTCAGAATATTAACCCGAGAGAACCTAATACCGGGCTTTTTATGGCTTACTTTAAATCTGGGAAAATAGGTCATACAGGTTCAGATTTAGGAGCATCTGCTTTTATGATGTTCAATCCCAAAACAAACGTAGGACAAATCCTGATGGCAAATGAAGATCTAAGCTCTGATAATTTAGAAAGATTTAAGAAAATTTGGAATAAACTAAGCAAATAA
- a CDS encoding AraC family transcriptional regulator, whose amino-acid sequence MKLNFSNISENDFGWVKRMLIGVLVISCLDVIFTLYEVNVKELNFETSYLTLVSVIILIAYLGYYGVKQSKILLPDFLINTPEEKDKEGKKNEYLSGISDEELNNLKLSLEHVMSVGEKYLDEDLTLSRLASTISISDKKLSAFLNQYLKTTFYDYVNKYRVASVKKKMKSSEYSNITLLGIAYESGFKSKTSFNRIFKKETGLSPSQFKSSLQKTL is encoded by the coding sequence ATGAAACTCAATTTTTCAAACATTTCTGAAAATGATTTTGGTTGGGTGAAACGAATGCTAATTGGTGTGCTCGTGATTTCATGCCTGGATGTGATATTTACTTTGTATGAAGTCAACGTCAAAGAGCTAAATTTTGAAACTTCGTATTTGACATTAGTTTCAGTAATTATATTAATAGCATATTTAGGATATTATGGAGTTAAACAGTCAAAAATCCTACTCCCTGATTTTTTGATCAATACACCAGAGGAAAAAGATAAAGAAGGTAAAAAAAACGAATATTTGTCTGGTATAAGCGATGAAGAATTGAATAATCTGAAATTGTCATTAGAGCATGTAATGTCTGTTGGAGAAAAATATTTAGACGAAGATCTTACTTTAAGCAGATTGGCAAGTACAATTTCAATTTCTGATAAAAAGCTCTCAGCATTTTTAAATCAATATTTAAAGACTACATTTTATGACTATGTGAATAAATATCGCGTAGCCTCTGTCAAGAAAAAAATGAAATCATCAGAGTATAGTAATATTACACTTCTGGGTATTGCATACGAATCTGGTTTTAAATCCAAAACCAGTTTTAATAGAATATTTAAAAAAGAAACCGGTTTATCTCCATCCCAATTCAAATCTTCACTCCAAAAAACATTATAA